The DNA sequence AGACACTACATATTTTAACCAATAAAACATAGGTCCACCTCTTCTCTCAGTCAGTGGTGACACAAAGCATTAGTAGAAGGCACTTAGAAGCAGCTGTATGGATGGAACCATATGGAATGGACCACTGGGCAGATGATGTTTCACAGTTGGTGGGAATCAACAGCCCCTTACCAAAGGCAGGAATTTCTGTGCTCCCTTGTTCCAAGAGATGCATACTTGTGTGATTACAGTCCTTTGTATCTTGGGGACTCAATCCGCAGAGCTCTTGCTTCCCTTTCCAACTTGAGTCTGGCTCACAAGGCTGTATCAGTTTGaggaagaaatgaagcataGGTCCATTACAAAGCTCCAGCTTGGAAGGAAGCTTTCAGTTCTATCTGTGCTGATCAGTATCCTCACACCGTGAGGTGAGAAAGCATAGCAGTAAAAATAAGGTACTTTGTGGTATTGTTTGGGGGTAGTGGGTGGCTTCCATTCAACGTGAAGAGTTTTAAATCAAGGTCTTTGCCATTTTGGGGATCAGGATACTGAACAGGACAGATCTTGAGAAGAAATGAGTTTTGCAATTCCTATGCTTCTGTCTTCTGAGAAGGCCCAGTTATTTATGGGGATCCTGCAGGTTGTATGGCGCTTGTGGCTCAAACATTGGACCTGACAGCTTACAGCAGGAACTAAACAAACCACCAGGCAACCCAAGAGAAAGAGGTGTCAGGACTTGATTTGCATTAATATATTAGGGTCTTGTTATTGAGTCTTGTAGGCATCATGAGGAAGATAAGATAATGGCTTGATGAGCGTCGACTTCATTAGGGCAAACTGTATGCCAGGCCTGGCACAGTACTTAGTTGAAGGATCTCAAGTAGTTCGAGCTCTCCTCAGGCATTCTGATGAACGCAAAGTGTTGTGCTAATGGAGTCTTTACGGTCATGTCTACCCAGTGTAATGGGGCATGGTGCAGACCTACCCAAACTTATGATAGCTCTGTCTAGCGTCATGCAGGACCAGTGCAGCTCCATGCTAGCACAGTGGTCATGCTTCTGACACACCATGTGCCTATagcacagctgcctgccctAACTACCGCTTTCCAAAACCTACTGTCTCGAAATCACAGTTCTGTCTCCATTGTCATTGTTTCACAGGAATTCGGAGAAGCCTAAGAAATGCCTCCCTGTTCTTGTCTCTCTGCCTGACCATCTCAGTGTTCTGGTGCGGCTACGGAGTGGTCTTCATCCTGGGAGGCCAAGGAGTTTTGAACGACCCTGGTGATTTCCTCAATGCCTTGGTGCCTGGCCTGGTCACGTTTACTTTGGCACTACTCATTATTGCAGTGGTGGGCTTCCTTTGCAGAGAGGTCATCCTAGCTATGATTGCTTCTGCTGTCTCACTTGCCAGTGCTCATGAAGTTGCCATGCGTTACAGCACAGCTTTCGGTTCCTCTGCCGTGGCTTGCAATTACATGATTGTCTGCTTAGTTGGTGGTTATTTTGCTCTGGGAAGGATTCTCTATGTCCTAACCAAAGAGAAAATTGCCCTCCCTGGCACAGATCTGGCCAAGAAAAAGACCCACGAACAGATCCAGTCCACCAGTGGCAGCATGAATCCTTTTGCAGTCACTGGTCTTATCCTGAACATGCTGTCTGCCAGTGTCTTTGGCTGTAGGCTCCTGGGCGTTACTGGCAAACTATTTATCGGTCAAGTGCCCTGGCTGTGGGCAGCTGGGATCTACCAGATTGGCATCTGCATTTTATCATACCGTGCAATGGATGTACTAATGGCTAcattctttgctttcacttccATCCTGAAATTTGCTGGAGGCTATTGCCTTCTGTACCCAATCTGGCAACCGGAGGAGCCATCTTTCCCTACTCCATTCCTGGTGGTTTTCTCAATTCTCTTTGTTGTTTTAGCTCTTTTTCTCACTCTTAAGAGCCCAGTGGATGGCCTGTATTTGCTGTTTTATGTGGCCTACTGCATTGCATTAGCTTGCCGTCCCAAGGGATTTTTTGAAGGTGGACCCCAAGGCGTGGATGTGGCCATCTTTGCGGCCTCAGCCTTGATGACTCTAATTCACCTGTACAATGTGAAAGCAAGTGCCAAGATCCCAACAGGGAAGGGTGCTGTGAAGGCTCTACTTGCTCGCAGCAGTTTTCTGAAGCTTCGTGAAGGGCCAGACCTTCACGCTCCCTACCTAGGGTATTCCAAGTATGCAGATGCAGAAGTACTTGGCTATGCATGCAGTGTCCTCGCTTCTTTTGCTATAACAATGACAGGGGACCCACAGGCTCCACTTGCTACTGTTGTAATTCCATGGGTAGTGGTAGCTGGTGGGATCCTTAAGCTTCTAGGCGGCTCAGTGGCCTTTGCCCGGGGTAAAACCCTGGAGAGCAGTGCCTTCATTCTCTATGCTGTCATGTGGATCATCTGGGGCTTGACAAGATATGGTGGCCTCTGTGGCACTACCAGAAGCTTCCACGCAGCGGTAGGCATCATTGCTTTCATGCTCTTCAATGGCTTCATTGTCTTCTGCACGCTCTTCTTAAACATCGCCTGGTTCTTTTACTCCCTCACTTTCTTGCTCATCGCTGTCAGCTTCTTGCTGGACGCCATCCATGCTCTTCCAGCAGGCTATGACATTGCTGCCACTCTCATCTTTGGTCTGGTCAGCTTTTACTGCTTCCTGTCCGCCCTTTTCAACAGCATCTTTGAGGGTTCCTGCTTACCCATGGGTAGACCCATTGTGCAGCTCAGTGGTGTGGGGGGAGGAATGACCAAGTGCCTTCACCTGCCCGCCAGGAAAGCTTCCTCAGTCAAGAGAATTGCAGGTAAGAGAAATACATAGCGTGTAATGTGGGGGTGGAGGGTAAATTCTGGGAGGTTTTGTAGCAGAACACTATTAAAAGGATGTTGTTCCAATCCAGATGTGAAAACCATGATAATCTGATGACATTTTGACAAAGTGGGCCAAAATACAAGAGTCATTAGAAGCTAAATACACTATGGGGGAAATAGGACCGATTCCTTGATAGGAGCTGGGTTTTGCAGTGAATTGGCTGCTGTCTCTCCTGTATCATTTCCATCTGCTCATCCAATCTCAGATCCATGAATCCTCCAGGCTGGGGCTACCACTGAAAGCTTTGTACAGAGAAAGCAGGGCAAATGCATGGTGCTTgctctctccacagggctgaATGACTTCTGGCCCTGATGAACGTGGCCCAGAACTCCCCTAAATGCCAGATCTCCTCTTGGATGAATGCTAGAAAATGCACTGTCAGAGGAAATGCTTTGTTAGTTGGGAAAAGGAGATGAGAGCACTGAATTGGCTGTTTTGTCTGTGACAGCTCCTCCGTCAATTACAGCCCCTCACTTCTAGTCACTCAAGGGGTTCTGCCCTGTTCACATGCCAACAGATATCCTGAAGAATGGAGGGACTTGCGGCATCCCCACAGATACTGTGTATGTGCTTGTGGCAGCCTGTAATCGGCCTGATGCTGTGGAGAAAGCTCACCAGtaagtatttcttttgctgCCCCAGTGAAGGCTCTCTTGGCTAGTCTAACGAAGCACCTAGGACTTACAGCTGCTACTGAGTACTGGCTACAGCAGCCATCCAGAGCAATGAGACACATAGCTTAGCCTTCATGGGAACAACAAAGTGATGAGCCTGGGGGAGAAGATCTGATGAGGAAAGGAGACGGTTGAGCTGTAATTGCCTTCCAGGATTTCGAAGACTCCTGGCAGGTGATGGAGCCAGGTAGCTTGGATATCACAAGGAAACCCAAAGAAGTGGCAAACGGGGCAGGGGATTATTGTACATATTTAGAGGTACATATTGTCACAACCAAAACACTTCTCATGTTTAACAAATGCCTCTAGCTGTGCTTTTGTAAGCAGCCGGGACCCCTCATATTGGTGGGGTTTCCTCAGAACTTGGGCAACTGGGACTTCTACCCATCACTACGCAAGAAGCTAAAACCTCGGTCTGGAGTAGACGTTCCTGATTGGGAATAGTCATTAATGTCCCTTCCTGTCAGGTCATCTGTTGAACAGTCCTACTTCTACTGCAGACTGGTGACCTGGGGCAGAACCTACACACCTTGTCTTAACTCTAGGCCTCGCCAACACAATTTCCTTTTCAGCTTGAAAATAAATCCCCATCTTACTTCCAGGCTCATTTTTCTCGCCTCCTTTCCAGCTCCAAGCGCCAGGCTCAGGATCGCCCCATGTCACTCTGGATTTCTAGCCTAAAGCAGCTGGAACCTGCAAAGCATCTGTTCACCCCCCTCCTCTGGGACTTCATGGAGGCTGCCTGGCCATCTCCTATTAGCTTGGTGGTTCCCAGAGGTGAGGAAATGCTCTTACTTCAAAGCTCTCTGGAGAGCTTTGGCTTTGCAACTCCAGCTTTAAGTCACGTGTCCCTGCAACACCGCCTGTTCCGTGGCGATGTTTCTGGTAAGATCATTCTGTTCGGACTGATGTCCATCCATAAGTGCCGTGTGACTCTTCCTTGTGCAGGTGAATGGGTGGACTTTCTGGGAATGAAGGACTCTGCTAAATACGTCGGTACCCCTCAGAGCATTGCCATCCGCATTCCTGACTGCTCTGTCACCACGCACCTCATCGACCTGGTGAGTGGCCAGAGCACCCTCGTCCCATCAGCACTGGTGACCGTCCCTTGCCATTCCACTGTCCAGGGAGCGGGCTTGGTGTCCATCACTAGCACCCAGGTCCTCTGGCCTCCTGGACGGGAGAAGGATAGTGAGAGGTTGGAGCACTCTGTCAGCCCTCTTGGCATGTCACCTCTCCTCTccgtttcttttttctttcctcaatgAAGTGAGGATCCTAGCATGTTCAGACAGGTTTGGGGAGTGAAAAGTGCTAAAATGAGTAACTCCCgcaagaaaaatatcattaagaAAGGGTGGGGTATGCAGGCAGCTGGTAGCTGATTTTATTGCAGAAAAGAGGGTAAAAAGAATAACAACCAGGTCAGAAAGCCAGAAAAGATGCAATTAACAGACACTTTGTCTGATTTCCTACATAGAACACTTTTGTTGCAAGCATGGGCTTATCTGAAGCCAGAATAACTTCAGATGGTCCAGAATGCGGCCAGAGGAACTGTGACACCCTGCACGTTCTGCTCATTTCTAGGAGAGATATTCTAGTTCTTTGGCATTTGCTattgctggaaaacaaaatgttctttcctGATGAACACCAGTAAACCCCAATTCAGCAGGGTGTTAGTCACTTGTACACAGATTTGGTGGGATTGTAGTTGCCTCCAACGTAGGTGTCTCTACCTGGGTGAGTCACGCTGTGTTCTCTTTAGAGTCACAGAGACTCACAAGTGAACTTCAGAGTTCAAGTGATCTTTTTTTATACAGCAAAACCTGCTCAGAgcttttattcccatttttctaTCACCAGGTTGGCCCCATTGTGGTCACATCGGCTAACCCAACAGGAGAGGCAGACACAACACACCACAACCAAGTGTATGCCAAGCTGGGGGATAAGGTAATCAGGGCTCTCTGTCTGTTCGTTACGGCTGGTCCCAAAAGATGTGGGGGTGGAAGAATGCAACCACTTTGTTTCCAGTAGGCAAATCAATAGATGATATCAAGAATCTGGGAAAgcagctcattaaaaaaatccaaaaagtGTCATTAAACGGACACTCCTCATGCTGGTGTCATAGTGAAAGAACAGTGTAAAATACAGAACTTGATGGGAAACCAAAATTCATCTGATTTATACAGTATAGTCATTGCTCAATGACTTAGTTCATCTTCCAACACAATGATATgagcaacaaaaaaatgcttcttcGCTTACAAGCAATAAAACCACTGATACCCAAATGCGCCAGGGCTCCAGTAGCACTGAGCTGTCAGAACACAGGGGATTGCCATCTAAAGCTGAAGTTGGTCTAAAACTGGTGCCAAAGCTCCAAAATATTCCTGGCTTTTAGAGCTTTCATAACTTCTAGAAGTACAATGGTCATGGCCATTCAAATGGCcgtctttttttattttactgctaaATCCTGAGCGTACTACATTTTGTATATTTGTGGCAGCTTACGTGAGGgcaattttaaacaaaaggtGGTACAAATCTTCCACCTCTAACTCCTCAAAAATCTGGTTTTCTACACATTTGCTTTGTGGATGGGACTTCTTCAAAGCTCCTCAGCTGATGTAAACCTGTTTTTGCTGTACTGCTGACCTGCAGCCCATAGAGCTCTATCTCCTTGCGTTTATTGAATTCATTCATTCCAAAGTCAGCCCTTAGTGTCAATACAGTGGGGTAGCAAGGAGCGGAGTTGTCTTTGATAATAATTACCGGCTGTTGAGAGGGGGAAACTGccctctcttttcccaagtgCCTGAGGGGAACTTGGTGTGAACTGTTGCTCTTCAGGTGGATGCAGTTCTGTGTGATGGGCCTTCTCCAGAGAACATTGCTTCCACCGTTGTGGACTGCACCAAAATCGACAGTGGAAACATAGGATTCTTCAGAGTTGGTATCATCCCCAAGTCTCAGGTAAAATTAatcttgattttatttctgctccCTTTCTCCATCTCCATTAAGTGGGTTTCAGACTGGGGGTTTCCTAGTTCCATAAAGAGGTGAATAAATCCGTGATAGCACAAGGAGTTATCATAGGCTGGtgtgaaagagcagaaaaacagagatcCATGTTGCCTGTGTCCTGATCCTGCCTCCGGACCATCACTGCACCTCTCTGCGCTAAGCACATTGCTGGGAATGTGCGAGGTGAGACCGATTCCTTCGTGGAAAGATCTCTGAGATCCAAGGTCGTGGACCTCCATGGGGCAGGCTCTCCATTTACCCCTGTCCCAGAGACCTCTGAGCAGATGGAAGTGCTCAGTGTAATCCCAAGGCTGAGCCCAGACGCATCGCTTGAAAAAGAATAGGGCATTATTTCAATAGCTGGAGAAGAAATTAGTACTTTCCTCTAATGACTAACCCACTCAGAGCTGTGTTTACTAATTCCAGGTGCTGCAGATACTGGAGGAGGTGCAGAAGAAACACGTGTTGGTTCCGAACAGTGGCACTTGCACCACAAAAGGCCAGGAAGAACATGGGAATCACAGCCACGCTGTGCGCAACGGGGTGGGCACGGCTGCCTCGGAAGAGACGGCGCCGGCGCAGTCCCCCGGTGATGGCTGCGAGAATCACACTCGCCTCTGACTCCCCCGAAGGTCAAGCAGTTACGTGCTCCTTAGGAAATTCTTTGCTGGAAAATGACGTATAggtcaaattggggagtggGAGAGGTTTCCTAGCCGCAGGGGTGACTTATTCATCTTTCTATGGATACTGCTAAAATACCCCAGTGCAGAGCTGACTTGCAAACCGCAGTCACCCAGAAGTAAAATTTTCACTTACAGAGACTGCCAGCTTTCACTGAAGATCAGATGTGACCAAAGAAAGTGTTATATTGGTGACAGACTGGCCCCAGAGTAACAGGGCTTTATTCCTTTCACTGGGAGTTAATACCTTTGGGTGGGGGCACAGAGTAACGTGAAGAAGTGTTTTATAATTACGCGTTGGGGGAAAAACACTGCATGAAACTTGaagtgggagaggaagaagggaagacgTATTCAGGTACTGTGCTGGTGAATACAGTGGACTTTCTAAAATAGGTGAGGCAAAGCACGACCTCGGGAGCTGGGGCTATCTTCTGATACGTCTTCTCAAAATGGCTGTCGCAGAACCCACCACTAAAAAGAAATGCCATTATCTGAGATgcccttttctgtatttcacagcCAGTGTGAGGGAGGAATTACCGTTTCGATGACTCCAGTAATATCTCCTTAGAAGTGCTGGAGCATTACAGGAGACCGTCCCTTCCCATGTTATCTTAGGCAGAGTACGAATTTCAGGAGAATCATCTGCACCACATTTGAGGATGCTAGAAGCTGGTCTCTTCCCTTATAGCATAGCTGTACACATCTCACGGTGCGCTTCCTCCAGAGTGCAGGTTTAGTACAGAGTGGTAGCTGCTGAccgggaggaggagaaaagaggttTCAAACCAATGTGAGGAGTTTTCCTTGGCAAAAACTGCAAGGCTGCGCAGTTAGTGGCTTGTTTAGCCTCTGAAAACTGTTGATCTTATTCTTACCTGACTCAGGTGCAAGGTGCTGATTAAACTCCAGCTGAAACCAATGAATTAATTCATTGATTTCACCTGAAGTTCCGCTGGAACTTAAGCATAAATGCTGTGCAGTCAGAGGAGATCAACCTCTATGAACTACAGCAAAATCAGGTCTTCTCAGCTTGTTCTTACAGAACTGGCTCTCTTCCTGCAGCGAAAGAAAATGCCAGATAATTAAGTTtgttaaataattttgctgGTCTACTTACTGTATCTCTTTGGAGTttattaaaactgatttttagaaagcaataaaatattttcaataaacagTCATATGTCACACAGGACTGTGCTATCATCTGTGGCAAatacctggggaaaaaacctcGCGGGTCAAAGGGTTATAGATTTCAGCATGTCGGCATTCCTGGCCATGCGCGAAGGATCTTATGAGGGAATCAAATTGCATCACTTTCCAGGGTGGggaatgggaggaaaagagaagataaCTCTTAACATCAACCCCCTGGTGCCAGCTCCCTTGCTGAGGAGTGCTAATGAGCTCATAAACACCAGGGCTGGATTTTGCCCCTTCCCTTAACTCAGTAAACCCCCCTCCCCTAAACACTGAAACCTGAGGAAGTGTGGTAAGAAACGTTGATCTGGAGAGGTGCTGAAGCATCGCGAAGCCTTATGCTGTGGGAAAACAGCCCTGGCTTAAATAtaccagggatgctgctgccctgtgctgcaaATAATGACACATTTTTAGTGTGCCTCAAGttaaaagtggttttaaaaGCTGGATTCTTCATGAGAATCTTCACCATGGTGCTTGTTTCTTACAGGAATTCTTACAGGTCACGGTATCAGGACACTGGGAGAACGTGTGGGAGAACCATTTCTCACTTTGCTGAGCGAGGTGCAAGACGGAGATATTTCATTTAAGTTCAGTCCTTATTTTACCCCACCCACAGCTCCCCTGTGTACAAGCAAACTGGGAAAAAATAGGTTAGGGAGGAGGAAACTTAAATGGGATGTTTCAGTTAAATCAAGGCAAAAGAATTTCTAATATTTCCAGAGTTTTCGCAACATTCAAGgtgaagcaaaacatttttaaagagaagtggagggagaaaaaaagctgctgttttaaGTGGCAAATCCAAACCACTTCAGTCAGAAAATGTTGAGATAAACATTTGAACATTTCAGTATATTTGCTGAAAAATCACAGATCAAATCCATTTTGAGGTATTGACAAGAATTTATCAAATCCTCCCTCTAAAAATGTAGGTTTCGGTCAAAAAAGGTTGCCCAGGCCTCCTCCGAGGAGACCCTCGCTGAGCCCTCCTGGTGCTGTTCCTCTCCTGTCATGGTTAATGGGAAGGAATTGCTCCATCGCAGTGTACCAGGGGAGGGGGACAGAAGGGACTTGGGGTCCTCAGACCCTCCGTCACAGGAGGAgtttgaaggaggaaaagcagaaacttcTGAGAAAGGCCAATTTTGGTTGCATTGTCAACGACTCGCAGGCCTTTAGGCCTGAAAGGTCACCCTGGGAGACAAAATAATCTCATGAAAGGGACTCTTTGTGAAATAGCCAACACTTTAATCCCACTGGGGTTGGAAACAACCCAGGAAGAAGGGCTGTCCCACCTTGATTTTGCCCTTTGTGGAGTCCAGACATCCGTctcaatggaaagaaaaaaaaaaaaaagaatggaaaataaagaagtgTATTTTCTAGTCGCAGGAAAAAACCAGCTCACCCTTCTGAGAATAGAGCTGTGCCATAGGAGCAGGAACTGAGTCAACGACGTCTTCGAGGATGCGTGTTGGTATAGTGGGTGGACCTGATACTGGAGTGGGCAGAGTGGTTCAGAGAGGAAGGGTGGCATCGCAACCACCTCTTGAGTGAAACCAGCCAAGCAGAAACCTTGAGACATGGGCAGAGTCAGGAATGTCCCTTGACCACCTCCAACTTACAGAAACACCAGGGACCGAGAGCTCCGTAGGGACAGAGCACTCTCCTCTTTGGCCCCTGCTCGTGAAATGTGAATGTCAAAGTCTGCCTATAGCTCGGGATGAGAGATGAGgtggaggaaaaggcagaaacaaagTCTTGCTTAATTGGGTGATAATCAGCCAAAGAAATCCCCTTTGATCTTGGCACTGTTGCGGGCACAGCATCTGAAAACACAACGCGCAGTGATTTTATGTCATACTCACCTTGCCGCATTCTTCCTGCTACTCCTCCCTATAAGATCAAGGGCCCGGGGTTATTGCTACAAAATTACAAGATAATCTGGTTTGTCGCTTTTGGGGGAAATGCCgagaacaacaaagaaacagcaTATTTCAAAATCCTGGGCCAGATCTTCAGCTGCTCCACAAAACACAGCTTGGATTTACACACCTCATAGCTGAGTTGCGGTGCCCAGCCAAGAGCCGGACAACCTCTAATGGTCTAGAGCCGTCTGGGTGTCCCTGCTGTTCGTGCCAGCTATAATACTGAATTTACGGAGCAGCTCTGAGCTGAGGTTCAGAATAAGtcagagcagagaaagagcTGGGTGACAGCAGCCGGGCACTTAACCAAATCAGAAAATAACTCTGTTAAAGTTGTCTTTTGTTGCATGTCTCCCTCATTGCAGTTCATGGTGCACCTGAATTTGTCTGGTGTGGAACAGCAGTAGAGAATTTAGCTACCTAGTGAATAAAATCAAATGTGTAAAAAATCTTGTGGGAAAAAGCAGCGGTCTGGCAATTGAGCTTCTTGAGTCATAACAAGAATTAATGGGATTAACTTCCAGTTGTGACTCCATCATATTCTTCCCTTTTGCCCCAACTAGAAAAGCATCTGATGGCTCCAAGACCTTCATCTCCTCTTTATGCACGGCACTGCCAGaactggggctggggaaggaaaggctcTGTAGTAGCTGCATCTTTGGGCAGGGACCTGCGGGTTTATCAGATCACTGTATTCCCCTGCTCCATTTCCATGGTTGCTGGCGTCTCACTGCCAACAGAGCTCACTTAATAACCGGCCACGTGTGTGAGGGCTCATGTTCACCTCGACGGCTCCATGGTGTTCATCTGGGACCTCTGATGGAGGCGACCCTGCACCTCCAGCTCTCGGGGTAGATGCCTCACCCAGCAGTCCTCCGTTCAGACCCAGCACCCATCGGCGGGGTGTGAAGGTGCACAAAGACAACCAAGTACGGGATCCAGCCCTCCGCACCGGTTCCCATCTCGGGACTCAAGGgatcccacagcagcactgccgTGGGTGCCCAGGTTCTCAGCCCCACGGGTGGGATGGAGGAAGATGGGCAGAAAGGGCTGCAGAGCAGTCAGTGCGAGGGGTCATGTTGgggggctgggtggggaggTCTGTCCTGTGCATCCAGTTCAGCACTGCCTCTGGCCGTGGTTCAGCAGCTGTAATAAATACCTCAGCTGAAAAGCCCATGTTCAAAGGCTCAGAAGTGTTAGTTCTTGCGAGAATCACCTTTTCATTCCTTCCTGGGAAACACAAAGAGGAGATCTTACTTGTGTTATTATCTCTTTCTAGATACCAAAAAAGCAGGAATTTCAACAAATTCTTCTGCTCTGGCCATGAGGCGGATGTCAGGGTTCAGACAGTTATCCTGAGATACATCTGTGGAACAGTGACactgcagttccttcaggacCAGCCACGTCCAGGCACCTTTGAGGAACCTCACGTGCTCCAtgagctgctgcagaaacagaaaactcttCGACCGTCTCTCAAGACAGCCTGTCTTGCTCTATGCAGCTCTCAGAGGAGCAGCGGCTGTAGGATCACATCCCGAATTTAGAGACATACCCTACCTGAGCACCTCCATTCTCAGACCCTATTTTTCGTATTATCCACCCAGCAGGAAGTGACCTTTCAGGAAGGGCCTTTCATAATGAGATGTTTATTGCCAAGTTTCAGTAAATGGCCAGCTCTGAATTCCTTCCCTGACAACCATCAATTACAGGAGGTACTACAACTGCCTTTCTCCTTTGACCTGACTGCTGGTTCACACCAAACAATTGCTCTCTTATCTGCTGAACTAATGGTGGATGCATATGACCAGTTTCTCACTGTTACGGGTTCCACGGTAAACTTCTGTGCTCAGTGACAGCACCCCGAATTAGCAGGATGTGCCCAGATTTC is a window from the Buteo buteo chromosome 22, bButBut1.hap1.1, whole genome shotgun sequence genome containing:
- the LOC142043108 gene encoding uncharacterized protein LOC142043108, whose amino-acid sequence is MADRKAESLHSSIGLLGISAGSLLLAVHFYSVPRAVPLIPSTALGVLLLILSSLLAYAGIRRSLRNASLFLSLCLTISVFWCGYGVVFILGGQGVLNDPGDFLNALVPGLVTFTLALLIIAVVGFLCREVILAMIASAVSLASAHEVAMRYSTAFGSSAVACNYMIVCLVGGYFALGRILYVLTKEKIALPGTDLAKKKTHEQIQSTSGSMNPFAVTGLILNMLSASVFGCRLLGVTGKLFIGQVPWLWAAGIYQIGICILSYRAMDVLMATFFAFTSILKFAGGYCLLYPIWQPEEPSFPTPFLVVFSILFVVLALFLTLKSPVDGLYLLFYVAYCIALACRPKGFFEGGPQGVDVAIFAASALMTLIHLYNVKASAKIPTGKGAVKALLARSSFLKLREGPDLHAPYLGYSKYADAEVLGYACSVLASFAITMTGDPQAPLATVVIPWVVVAGGILKLLGGSVAFARGKTLESSAFILYAVMWIIWGLTRYGGLCGTTRSFHAAVGIIAFMLFNGFIVFCTLFLNIAWFFYSLTFLLIAVSFLLDAIHALPAGYDIAATLIFGLVSFYCFLSALFNSIFEGSCLPMGRPIVQLSGVGGGMTKCLHLPARKASSVKRIADILKNGGTCGIPTDTVYVLVAACNRPDAVEKAHHSKRQAQDRPMSLWISSLKQLEPAKHLFTPLLWDFMEAAWPSPISLVVPRGEWVDFLGMKDSAKYVGTPQSIAIRIPDCSVTTHLIDLVGPIVVTSANPTGEADTTHHNQVYAKLGDKVDAVLCDGPSPENIASTVVDCTKIDSGNIGFFRVGIIPKSQVLQILEEVQKKHVLVPNSGTCTTKGQEEHGNHSHAVRNGVGTAASEETAPAQSPGDGCENHTRL